One Kineococcus endophyticus genomic region harbors:
- a CDS encoding esterase-like activity of phytase family protein, whose protein sequence is MITRPSRRALAAPLALTAVVAGTLGLTASGSDARADDHAPTTALPAQTARLVDRQVLPAASFGEPVPSGAGIETANGVAVPFAAQPVQGFSANLVQPDGSYLVLSDNGYGTKANSADFLLAVHRLTDPGTGTLQVAPGGFTLSDPYGKVTWDLTRSDRRLTGADFDPESFRQAPDGTFWFGEEFGPYLLHTDAAGRLLEAPVPLPGVHSPDDSELGTATPDLASSKGFEGMAQSADGRYLFPLLEGPVAGDDPQDLRAHRYDTVEGRYRGEAFTYRLESPRNAIGDMTRVDDHRFLVLERDNGQGPTAVFKAVFLVDTSVTDATGHPLKTQLVNLMAVPDPDGVAGDLSKDSGFLTFPFTTIESVDVVGDHRIVVGNDNNFPSSAGRTPGVPDDDEFLTIEVQADLSSAD, encoded by the coding sequence ATGATCACCCGCCCCTCCCGCCGCGCCCTCGCGGCGCCGCTCGCCCTCACCGCCGTCGTCGCCGGCACGCTCGGCCTGACCGCCTCCGGTTCGGACGCCCGGGCCGACGACCACGCCCCCACCACCGCCCTCCCCGCCCAGACCGCGCGCCTCGTCGACCGTCAGGTCCTGCCCGCCGCGTCCTTCGGCGAGCCCGTGCCGAGCGGCGCGGGCATCGAGACCGCGAACGGCGTCGCAGTCCCGTTCGCCGCACAGCCCGTCCAGGGGTTCTCCGCGAACCTCGTCCAGCCGGACGGCTCGTACCTCGTCCTGTCGGACAACGGCTACGGGACGAAGGCCAACAGCGCGGACTTCCTCCTCGCCGTCCACCGGCTGACCGACCCCGGCACCGGGACCCTGCAGGTCGCGCCGGGGGGTTTCACGTTGTCCGACCCGTACGGCAAGGTCACCTGGGACCTGACCCGGTCCGACCGCCGACTCACCGGTGCCGACTTCGACCCCGAGAGCTTCCGGCAGGCCCCCGACGGGACGTTCTGGTTCGGTGAGGAGTTCGGCCCGTACCTGCTGCACACCGACGCGGCGGGCCGACTGCTCGAGGCGCCGGTCCCCCTGCCCGGCGTCCACTCCCCGGACGATTCGGAACTCGGCACGGCCACGCCGGACCTGGCGTCCAGCAAGGGGTTCGAGGGCATGGCGCAGTCGGCCGACGGCCGCTACCTGTTCCCGCTGCTGGAGGGCCCCGTCGCCGGCGACGACCCCCAGGACCTGCGCGCCCACCGCTACGACACCGTCGAGGGGCGCTACCGCGGCGAGGCGTTCACCTACCGCCTCGAATCCCCCCGCAACGCGATCGGCGACATGACCCGGGTCGACGACCACCGGTTCCTCGTCCTCGAGCGAGACAACGGCCAGGGTCCCACCGCCGTCTTCAAGGCGGTGTTCCTCGTCGACACGAGCGTGACGGACGCGACCGGGCACCCGCTCAAGACCCAGCTCGTGAACCTCATGGCGGTGCCGGACCCGGACGGGGTCGCCGGGGACCTGTCGAAGGACTCGGGGTTCCTGACGTTCCCGTTCACCACCATCGAGAGCGTCGACGTCGTCGGGGACCACCGCATCGTCGTCGGCAACGACAACAACTTCCCGTCCTCGGCCGGCCGCACGCCCGGCGTCCCGGACGACGACGAGTTCCTCACGATCGAGGTGCAGGCCGACCTGTCCAGCGCCGACTGA
- a CDS encoding GNAT family N-acetyltransferase — translation MTDLTFRDATADDVPAVVDLVESAYRGESSRAGWTTEADLLQGRRTDAEGIAAVVAAPGSALLLAERDGILVGCCELRRTGSVAYFGTFAVSPLAQGGGIGRTLLTRADAEAVARWGSDALEMTVIAQRADLIAWYERLGFRVTGERRPFPYGDERFGIPQRDDLEFVVLRRPTAGDR, via the coding sequence GTGACTGACCTGACGTTCCGCGACGCGACCGCCGACGACGTGCCGGCCGTCGTCGACCTCGTCGAGTCGGCCTACCGCGGTGAGAGCAGCCGCGCGGGCTGGACCACCGAGGCGGACCTGCTGCAGGGCAGGCGGACGGACGCCGAGGGCATCGCCGCGGTGGTCGCGGCCCCGGGGTCGGCGCTCCTGCTGGCCGAGCGCGACGGGATCCTCGTCGGCTGCTGCGAACTCCGTCGCACCGGTTCGGTGGCCTACTTCGGGACGTTCGCCGTCAGCCCTCTCGCGCAGGGCGGCGGGATCGGACGCACGCTGCTGACCCGCGCCGACGCGGAGGCGGTGGCGCGCTGGGGGTCGGACGCGCTGGAGATGACGGTCATCGCCCAGCGCGCCGACCTCATCGCCTGGTACGAACGCCTCGGTTTCCGGGTGACGGGTGAACGCCGACCGTTCCCCTACGGCGACGAGCGCTTCGGGATCCCGCAGCGGGACGACCTGGAGTTCGTCGTCCTGCGCCGTCCCACCGCGGGAGACCGCTGA